From the genome of Scytonema hofmannii PCC 7110, one region includes:
- a CDS encoding pentapeptide repeat-containing protein — protein sequence MSKSEFEQEFQDQSQVFVEKDVKNFSLLEKNADLNLIPDSTIRRLSDVDTGVPNYSGANLSGIDLNNANLMGAYLNGTDLSHADLRGANLQDADLRGANLNYANLKGAKLLGALLNYTDLSYADLSHTDLSDANLSCADLTQANLNKANLSNACLFSANVSDADFKEVNLSHADLSCSNMSRAHIHNTNFSDVNLSYSDP from the coding sequence ATGTCTAAATCAGAATTTGAACAGGAATTTCAAGACCAAAGCCAAGTATTTGTAGAGAAAGACGTCAAAAACTTTTCACTCCTAGAGAAAAATGCTGACTTAAATCTTATTCCAGACTCTACCATCAGGCGTTTAAGTGATGTTGACACAGGTGTTCCTAACTACAGTGGTGCAAACCTCAGTGGGATTGACTTAAATAATGCCAACTTGATGGGAGCTTACCTTAACGGTACCGATCTAAGCCATGCCGATCTTCGAGGTGCCAACCTACAGGATGCCGATCTTCGAGGTGCCAACCTCAACTATGCAAATCTCAAAGGTGCTAAACTTTTGGGTGCTTTACTCAATTATACAGACCTGAGCTATGCCGATTTAAGTCATACTGATTTGAGCGACGCTAATCTTAGTTGTGCTGACTTAACTCAAGCTAATCTCAATAAAGCTAACTTAAGCAATGCCTGCCTTTTCAGTGCTAACGTGAGTGATGCTGATTTTAAAGAGGTTAATCTAAGTCATGCTGACTTGAGTTGTAGCAATATGAGCCGTGCTCATATTCATAATACGAATTTTAGTGATGTTAATCTTAGCTATAGCGATCCTTAA
- a CDS encoding MFS transporter, with translation MTDAQMRRNLLFSFAAGLLFWSGSASLLPTLPLYLEQYGATNQEIGIVMGSFALGLLLFRSRFGQLADERGRKIVLLIGTFVGAIAPLGYLVIKSFPLLMALRVFHGLSVAAFAPGFNALIADIAPPEKRGEIMGYLSLVNPIGVALGPALGGYVQASGGNTYLFLLAGGLALGSFLCVMQIANPQIEQQPEEIQKSKFWQVLLSPRVRVPAEILLLVGLAVGTLNTFVPLFIKSSKIELNTGLFYTAAAFASFSVRLFTGKASDRLGRGLFITLSLLCYCVAMLILWEAHTAPAFLVAASFEGAAGGMLFAILATLMADRSLPQERGRVFALCIVGWDVGLVTAGPVFGAIAEHIGYRNMFGFDAFLTVLALLLFLTKSSKDLPNSLRFALGRGTDIYALKKV, from the coding sequence ATGACTGACGCCCAAATGCGGCGCAACCTGCTGTTTTCATTTGCAGCAGGTTTATTATTCTGGTCTGGCTCGGCTTCCTTACTGCCAACCTTACCACTTTACCTGGAACAATATGGAGCAACTAACCAAGAAATTGGGATCGTTATGGGCAGTTTTGCCCTGGGATTGTTGCTCTTCCGTTCTCGGTTCGGACAGTTGGCAGATGAGCGAGGTCGTAAAATCGTGTTGCTTATCGGTACGTTTGTAGGAGCGATCGCACCTCTTGGCTATTTAGTCATCAAATCATTTCCTTTATTGATGGCGCTACGTGTCTTTCACGGTTTAAGTGTTGCTGCTTTTGCACCTGGTTTTAATGCGTTAATTGCGGACATCGCACCCCCCGAAAAGCGTGGTGAAATCATGGGTTATCTGAGCTTGGTCAATCCTATTGGTGTTGCTCTCGGACCTGCTTTAGGAGGCTATGTGCAAGCATCTGGCGGCAATACCTATCTATTTTTGTTAGCGGGGGGATTAGCTTTAGGATCGTTCTTGTGCGTCATGCAAATTGCTAACCCACAGATAGAACAACAACCCGAAGAGATTCAAAAAAGTAAATTTTGGCAAGTGTTACTCAGTCCAAGGGTAAGAGTTCCTGCAGAAATTCTGTTGCTAGTTGGTTTGGCTGTCGGGACATTGAATACTTTTGTGCCGTTATTTATCAAATCCAGCAAAATCGAGTTAAACACGGGATTGTTTTATACAGCAGCAGCTTTCGCTAGCTTTAGCGTCAGGTTGTTCACTGGTAAAGCAAGCGATCGCCTTGGTCGTGGTTTGTTTATTACCCTCAGCCTCCTGTGTTACTGTGTAGCAATGCTCATTTTGTGGGAAGCTCACACCGCTCCAGCTTTCCTAGTAGCCGCAAGCTTTGAAGGAGCAGCTGGAGGTATGCTATTTGCTATACTTGCAACTCTTATGGCAGACCGTTCGCTACCACAGGAAAGAGGACGAGTTTTTGCCCTATGTATTGTGGGATGGGATGTTGGGCTAGTCACAGCAGGTCCTGTTTTTGGTGCGATCGCCGAACACATTGGTTACCGGAATATGTTTGGTTTTGATGCCTTTTTAACTGTCTTGGCACTTCTTCTTTTCCTGACGAAATCCAGCAAAGACTTACCCAATTCCCTTCGCTTTGCCCTGGGGCGCGGTACAGATATTTATGCTTTGAAGAAAGTTTAA